From the Methanosarcinales archaeon genome, the window TTCAACTATCGCACCATCAAAAAGATTAGAAAAGCCGACAAGTTCAGCCACATGTTTCGTTGCAGGATGATAGAAAACATCTTCAGGAATTGCAAACTGCTGCACAATTCCCGCATAGAATACTGCCACCTTGTCTGCCATGGTGAAAGCTTCCACCGGGTTATGAGTAATAAATAAAACCGGGATATTGAGTCTTCTCTGGATATCTTTAATTTCTTCACGAAGATGCATACGTACGATCGTATCAAGGGCCGAGAATGGTTCATCCAATAACAATATATCTGGTTTTCCCGCCAGGGCCCTGGCCAGGACGACACGTTGTTTTTGCCCTCCTGAGAGTTGTGATGGGTAGTATGATCCCAGTTCCTGTATCTGTACAAGTTCCATCACGTCATGTATTCGTAATTCCTTTTCATTTTGGGTCAGACCCTTTAGCGCGAATGCAACATTCTGCTTCACATCCATGTGAGGAAATAGTGTAATATTCTGGAAAACATATCCTACCCGGCGCTTTTGGGGTGGCATGTTAATTTTGTCCGTATCATCAAAAAATATCCTTTTGTTTAAACTGATATTTCCCGAATCAGGTTTGGCCAGGCCGGCAATACATTGCAGCGCAGTGGTTTTACCTGAACCCGAACGACCGAATAGTACTACGATCTCATTTCCTGCATCAAACCTGCATTGTAGAGAAAATTTCGGACTGACATTCTTCTTTTTACTACCTCTCTCATTAAAGAAATGTTTTGTAATATCGACCTTCAGACTCAT encodes:
- a CDS encoding ABC transporter ATP-binding protein produces the protein MSLKVDITKHFFNERGSKKKNVSPKFSLQCRFDAGNEIVVLFGRSGSGKTTALQCIAGLAKPDSGNISLNKRIFFDDTDKINMPPQKRRVGYVFQNITLFPHMDVKQNVAFALKGLTQNEKELRIHDVMELVQIQELGSYYPSQLSGGQKQRVVLARALAGKPDILLLDEPFSALDTIVRMHLREEIKDIQRRLNIPVLFITHNPVEAFTMADKVAVFYAGIVQQFAIPEDVFYHPATKHVAELVGFSNLFDGAIVEEYDRSKCIHLKFEELSLIAPYVDRSYANNVTWGIRPENIRISKAGNSRGDKKNVFSGVIRSIANKGASRLVSLKLNGCSLLLVAEITNHVLSALELSVGDDCMVLLEMSDIVMF